Part of the Pseudomonas lijiangensis genome is shown below.
TCGCCAGCACCACACGCCGCCCCGGATGCGACTGGAAGATGCGTTGCTGTTCGGCAGGCGACAGGCGCGCATACAGCGGCAGGATTTCCGTGTGCTTGAGCTGGGCCTTGCGCAGCACTTCCGCCGCATCACGGATTTCCCGCTCGCCGGGCAGGAACACCAACACATCACCAGGACTCTTGCGCTCGCTGCGCTCGAAAGCCGCCAGTTCATCCAGCGTGGCCAGAATCGCCTGATCCACGGTCAGGTCGTCTTCGACGCTGTTGCCTTCCTCGTCCTGCTCGCTGGTCAGCGGGCGATACCAGGTGTCCACCGGGAAGGTACGCCCGGAGACTTCGACGATGGGCGCCTTGTCGAAATGCTCGGAGAAACGCTGCAGGTCGATGGTGGCCGAGGTGATGATCACCTTGAGGTCCGGGCGACGCGGCAGCAGGGTTTTCAGGTAGCCGAGCAGGAAGTCGATGTTCAGGCTTCGTTCGTGAGCCTCGTCGACGATGATGGTGTCGTAGCGTTCCAGAAAGCGGTCATGCTGGGTTTCAGCCAGCAGGATACCGTCGGTCATCAGCTTGATGAGGGTATTGCTGTCGCTTTGATCCTCGAAGCGCACCTGATAACCGACCAGTGCGCCCAGAGGTGTGGACAACTCTTCCGCGACCCGGCTGGCCACGCTGCGCGCCGCGATCCGGCGTGGCTGGGTATGACCGATCAGACCGTGCTGGCCGCGACCGATCTCCAGGCAGATCTTGGGCAACTGGGTGGTTTTGCCCGAACCGGTTTCACCGGCAATGATCAGCACCTGATGCTTGAGCAGCGCAGCCTTGATTTCATCGCGCTTGGCGGCAATCGGCAGATTTTCGTCATAGCGAATCGGCGGCACGCTGTCGCGCCGGGAGGTCACCTGGGCAAAGGACGCCTGAACCTTCTCTACCCACTGGGCCAGCTTCGCGTCGTCAGGCTTCTTGCGCAGCTCGTGCAACTGACGACGAAAACGATGGCGATCGCTGATCATCGCGTGATCGAGGTTTTTCAGCAGTTGGTCGATGGAGAGGCTTTCTTCGGTCATCAGGCGCGCAGGGTCTTTTTGAAGATGCGGGGCGCGGATTGTCGCAGATTTGCAGGGGGGATGCTTTTAGCGAATGAAGTGGGAGATCAACCGCTGCCTCGACGCTGTCACGCAATCACAAGGAGTAATGCCGATCAGTCAAGGCACAGTGAATACGTGTGGGAGGCAGCTTGCTGGCGAAAAAGGCCTGAATCTGGCAGATATTCTGCGTCGTACGCTGAAGTCGCCAGCAAGCTGCCTCCCACAAAGTGATGTATTGACCTTACCTGACTGATCGGCATTACAAGGAGCGGGCTTACTTCTTGACGCCCAGCTTTTTCAGTTCTTCGTCACGCAGTTCACGGCGCAGGATCTTGCCGACGTTGGTGGTCGGCAGAACATCGCGGAACTCGACGCTGCGCGGCACCTTGTAGCCTGTAAGGTTGGCGCGCATGTGCTCCATGACCTGCTCTTTGGTGAGGGTAACGCCCGGTTTGGCGACCACGAAGACCTTGATCGACTCACCGGATTTCTCGTCCGGTATGCCGATGGCTGCGCACTGCAGAACACCCGGCAAACCTACCAGCACGTCTTCCAGCTCATTGGGGTAGACGTTGAAACCCGAGATCAGAATCATGTCCTTCTTGCGGTCCACGATACGCATGTAGCCATCGGGCTGGATGATGGCGATGTCACCGGTCTTGAGCCAGCCTTCGGCATCGAGCATTTCGTCAGTGGCTTCCTGGCGCTGCCAGTAGCCCTTCATGACCTGAGGACCCTTGACGCACAGTTCGCCCACTTCACCCAGTGGCAATTCGTTGCCCGCATCGTCGATGACTTTGCACAGGGTCGATGGCACTGGAATACCGATGGTGCCTACCTGGATGTTGCTGATGGGGTTGACCGTCGCCACCGGGCTGGTTTCGGTCATGCCGTAACCTTCACAGATCGAGCAATTGGTGACTTCCTTCCAGCGCTCGGCCACTGCCAGTTGCAACGCCATGCCGCCAGACAGAGTGACCTTGAGGCTGGAGAAATCCAGATTGCGGAATTCCTGGTTGTTGCACAGCGCGACGAACAGGGTGTTGAGCCCCACGAAACCGCTGAACTTCCACTTCGACAACTCCTTGACCATCGCTGGCAGATCGCGAGGGTTGCTGATCAGGATGTTGTGGTTGCCGATGAGCATCATCGACATGCAGTGAAAGGTGAAGGCGTAGATGTGATACAGCGGCAGCGGCGTGATGAGGATTTCGCAACCTTCGTGCAGGTTGGAACCCATCAGGGCCTTGCATTGCAGCATGTTGGCGATCAGGTTGCGGTGGGTGAGCATCGCGCCCTTGGCCACACCTGTGGTGCCGCCGGTGTATTGCAGCACCGCGACATCGGAGTTCGCAGGCGAGGCTTCCTTGACAGGCTGGCCACGGCCCTTGCTCAGCACGTCATTGAACTTGATGGCGTGGGGCAGGTGATAAGCCGGCACCATCTTTTTCACGTATTTGATGACGCTGTTGATCAGCAGTCGCTTGAGCGGCGGCAGCAGGTCGGCCACTTCGGTGACAATGACATGCTTGACCTGGGTCTTGGGCACGACCTTCTCGGCCAGATGCGCCATGTTCGCCAGACAGACCAGCGCCTTGGCACCGGAGTCATTGAACTGGTGTTCCATTTCCCGCACGGTGTAAAGCGGGTTGGTGTTGACCACGATCAGACCGGCACGCATGGCGCCAAATACTGCTACAGGATATTGCAGGACGTTGGGCAACTGGACCGCGATGCGATCGCCCGGCTGCAGGTCGGTATGCTGTTGAAGCCAGGCAGCGAAAGCACCCGAGAGTTCGTACAGCTCACCGTAGGTGATGGTCTTGCCCAGATTGCTGAAAGCCGGTTTATTGGCGAAGCGCTCACAAGACTGCTTCAATACGGCCTGGATGTTGGGGTACTCATCAGGATCGATGTCGGTAGCGATACCGGACGGGTATTTATCCTTCCAGAAGTTCTCGATCATGCAAGCCAGCTCCGTAGCGATAGCGAATTCTTCACATCGCTGTACGCGATGATTTTTTTTGTGTTTTGGAATTATGCAGTTCCCGCTTTTTCCGCTGAATGACTGGCAGAAAGCGGGCCGAGATTAGCAGCTTTGCCAGAGGCCGCCTAGAGGCAAAAAAGCCCTCACCAGTCACATTCATGACTCTTGAATAGCAAAACGTCACTTTTAGAGCAATGATTCTATTTGTTACGAATGTAACTGAAAACACGGGACCAAACGCCCCGCCCCACATCCTTCAATGGCTTCTTCTAAACGCTCCGTCCATGCATGGGCAACCACTATTCCCCTCTCCAATACCCACTGCTGGCGACCATGAATCTTGCAGTCGGGCAACCTGAAGTCGTCATCGGCGATACACTCAATGAACACCTCATTCGGGCATCGATCCAGACTCGGGAAACAAACATGAACCACGAAGCCTTCTGGCTCGATGCCAGTGATAACACCCGCCTGCATGTCAATGCCTGGCTGCCGACCGATACGCCAAAAGCCGTCGTGATGCTCTCGCACGGCATGGCAGAACACGGTGGTCGTTATGAAAGGCTGGGCATGGCCCTGAATGCGGCTGGCATCGCGTTGTATGCCCATGATCAGCGCGGACACGGGCTGACGGCCGCCCACGGGGAGCTGGGTCACTTCGCAGACGAGGACGGCTGGAGCAAAGTGGTGGGCGACCTGGCAACCCTGAGCCAGACCATCGGCCAGAAACATCCCGGCCTGCCGCTGTTCCTGCTGGGCCACAGCATGGGCAGCTACATTGCCCAGGCGTATCTGATGCACCACGGCGCCAGCCTGCAAGGCGCGATTCTCAGTGGTTCGAATTTCCAGCCGGTTTCGCTCTATCGCAGCGCTCGCCAGATTGCACGCCTGGAGCGCTGGCGCCAGGGTCCCAGAGGGCGTAGCGCCCTGATCGAATGGCTGTCGTTCGGCTCGTTCAACAAGGCATTCAAACCGGCACGCACACGCTTCGACTGGCTCAGCCGCGACCAGGAGGAAGTCGACAAGTACCTCTT
Proteins encoded:
- the fadD1 gene encoding long-chain-fatty-acid--CoA ligase FadD1; translated protein: MIENFWKDKYPSGIATDIDPDEYPNIQAVLKQSCERFANKPAFSNLGKTITYGELYELSGAFAAWLQQHTDLQPGDRIAVQLPNVLQYPVAVFGAMRAGLIVVNTNPLYTVREMEHQFNDSGAKALVCLANMAHLAEKVVPKTQVKHVIVTEVADLLPPLKRLLINSVIKYVKKMVPAYHLPHAIKFNDVLSKGRGQPVKEASPANSDVAVLQYTGGTTGVAKGAMLTHRNLIANMLQCKALMGSNLHEGCEILITPLPLYHIYAFTFHCMSMMLIGNHNILISNPRDLPAMVKELSKWKFSGFVGLNTLFVALCNNQEFRNLDFSSLKVTLSGGMALQLAVAERWKEVTNCSICEGYGMTETSPVATVNPISNIQVGTIGIPVPSTLCKVIDDAGNELPLGEVGELCVKGPQVMKGYWQRQEATDEMLDAEGWLKTGDIAIIQPDGYMRIVDRKKDMILISGFNVYPNELEDVLVGLPGVLQCAAIGIPDEKSGESIKVFVVAKPGVTLTKEQVMEHMRANLTGYKVPRSVEFRDVLPTTNVGKILRRELRDEELKKLGVKK
- a CDS encoding alpha/beta hydrolase, translating into MNHEAFWLDASDNTRLHVNAWLPTDTPKAVVMLSHGMAEHGGRYERLGMALNAAGIALYAHDQRGHGLTAAHGELGHFADEDGWSKVVGDLATLSQTIGQKHPGLPLFLLGHSMGSYIAQAYLMHHGASLQGAILSGSNFQPVSLYRSARQIARLERWRQGPRGRSALIEWLSFGSFNKAFKPARTRFDWLSRDQEEVDKYLFDPLCGFRCTNQLWFDLLGGLQKISKPSNLKQIDPGLPLLIIGGECDPVSDGKRLKDLAHALGKAGHQVVQLEIYPEARHELLNETNRDDVTRDLIDWLLRSLEQPRPHRAE